Part of the Flavobacterium sp. MDT1-60 genome, CGACAATCCTGGGTATTATTTCTATAGATATCACGAAAATAGTTTAACCACAAGGATGAAACTTGATCAAAATTTGAAGAATCAATTTTTAAGTAACTTGTATGAATTGTATAATGACTTATTTGCGGATTCTCGAATGAAAGCTAAGGAGCAGATTATTACATTTCTAATAAATAGATTTGTTTATGGGCCAAATGACAATATTGATGTCATTCATTCAAAGACATTTTTAAAAGATTTAGAGTACGCCAGTACCTTGTTAATTGGGTTTTCTGTAGAAAAATTTAAAAGAATAGTTGCAGATGATATTATCGAAACTATAATGATAAAAAAGGAGTTTCAAAAACCAAAGTCTTTTTTTGCAGTTCACAGATTGGGAAAGGATGTTATATTAAGATTGGCAATAGGCAGGTATTTGGCATTAATAAAAAAATGCTTTTTATGACAAAAAAAATTGTTTTTAAAGTTCCTGAATTTCCACACCTTTCAGAAACATTTATTGTCGCACAGATTATTACTGCAATAAAGCTTGGCTATGAAGTGAAAATTTTGATTAGAAAATTTCTGGATAATGATACAGCAATTAATTCTATTTTAATTAAGGAGTATGATTTGCTAGATAAAATAATTATTGAAGATTATAATATTCCAAAAAATAGGCTGATACGTTTAATTAAATGGATTGTTTTACTTATACTAAATTTTCAAGATTTAAGCTCTATAATAAAATATCATAAAGAATTCCCTAAATTTAGTTTAACATGGTTGTACCAATGGTTTTTTTTTCAAAAGTTTAGTGATATGGATATTTTTCATGTTCAGTATGGAACCAATTCTAAACCATTAGATATTTTAAAAAAGACAGGTTTTAAACCCGCATTAATTGTTACTTTTCATGGTCATGATGCCTTTTTCCCCATAAATGGTTATATTCTTAATAATGGTTATTACGATAATTTGTTTAAACATGCGGATTTAATAACAGCCAATACACCTTATTTAGCTAATAAAATTATTGAGTTAGGTTGTCCAAAGGAATTGCTTTCCATTATTCCTGTGGGTGTTGATACTGATTTTTTTTATCCCAATACAGAACATAAAACAAGTCAAAATACATTAAAACTAATAACAGTTGGTCGTTTAGACAAAGTCAAAGGCCATGATTTTTGTATTATGGCTATGACAGACTTAATCAATAAAGGGTTTGATATAACACTGACAATCATTGGTGAAGGTGAAGAACGGACAAGTCTCGAAAATTTAATTGCGAAATACCAGCTAGAAGGCAAGGTTTATATGAAAGGGAAAAAATCTCAATTAGAAGTTAGACAGGAATTATGGGAACATGATGTTTATTTGTTAACAGCAGTTGCATTGAAAGATGGCAGAAGGGAAACACAGGGATTGGCTACTCTTGAAGCGCAAGCTTGTGGATTACCAGTTGTAGCTTTTGATTCGGGGGGTGTAAAGTATACTATTAAGGAAAAAAAAACGGGATTAATTTGTAAAGAATATGATGTACAAGAAGTGTCAGAAAAAATTAAATTATTATATTCAAATCCTATACTTAGAATAGAGATGGGTATAAATACGAAAGATTTTATAAAACAGCATTTTTCACAAAATCATATTGATAGTATTTGGGAAAAAGAATATTTACAATTACTTAGAGCATGAAGGATTTAAAAATTTCTATTATTCTTCCAG contains:
- a CDS encoding glycosyltransferase translates to MTKKIVFKVPEFPHLSETFIVAQIITAIKLGYEVKILIRKFLDNDTAINSILIKEYDLLDKIIIEDYNIPKNRLIRLIKWIVLLILNFQDLSSIIKYHKEFPKFSLTWLYQWFFFQKFSDMDIFHVQYGTNSKPLDILKKTGFKPALIVTFHGHDAFFPINGYILNNGYYDNLFKHADLITANTPYLANKIIELGCPKELLSIIPVGVDTDFFYPNTEHKTSQNTLKLITVGRLDKVKGHDFCIMAMTDLINKGFDITLTIIGEGEERTSLENLIAKYQLEGKVYMKGKKSQLEVRQELWEHDVYLLTAVALKDGRRETQGLATLEAQACGLPVVAFDSGGVKYTIKEKKTGLICKEYDVQEVSEKIKLLYSNPILRIEMGINTKDFIKQHFSQNHIDSIWEKEYLQLLRA